A region of the Wenzhouxiangella sp. XN24 genome:
TATCGGTGGATCCGCTTCGCTCTACCATGAGACAAGATACGCGTTTTTTCTTTATCCCCTTTTCGTGATATTGGCCTTGTTTGGGATAGCGTCTTCGGCCAGAAACTTGATGCCAAGAACCAGCTGGCCTACCTCTATGGCGTTGATCGCATTTCTGGCAGCCTTCGGGGCCACGAATGATCTGTCATTTGACCACTTGCGAAACATAAATAGTTACGACACCAACTTCCGGGTCGCCATGCCCGATGCAGAGGCAAGGCACTATTACACGCGCCATGATTACGCGAGTGCCTCAGCGTTTGTAGACAGCAACAAGTCACCAGATGATCAGATCATAACCACGTCTGTCCCTGCGACGCTCTATCTCGAGTCCGTAGGCTACGTCTACCTTGACCGGTCGGACCATAGACATCGTGGTCAGGCGTGCAACTTCGGAAGAGCTGAGCGCTGGAGCAATTGGCCCCTACTTTCCAGCATTGATGAGGTTGACGTCACAATCGATGCGGATAACGGTGGCCATTACACGTGGGTAATCGCGGATCACCTCTCATTGCGCGACGATGAATGGACCGCGTACCTGAATGATCGGGATCGCTTCGATAACGAATATGTATCACCAGACGGACGACTTCGAGTATTCAGGACCAGACACCATGGCGACGATTAGTATCATGTGGCGACTGTTCTAATTCACTGATTACGGCCAGCGTCGTTTTCAGCCGCCCGTCCCGTTGGATAAACTGTGTCGCGGCATCCCAATGGTGTCCCAGGCCTTATACGGCAGTTTCAGATGCCAGCGGCGCAACAGCTGCAGACAAACCAGTTCAGTGCGCCGCCGTCCCATAGCCGCTTTGTATTGCTCATTTTTGCCTTTCCCTCCAAGGAGGTCGAACCAGGCCAGGCCATCGTGGCAGGCCCGCTCGAGCACGTAACCGAAATGCATCCAGCCAGGCGACACACGTTTGACCGGCGAAGGCCTGAAGGCTGACGTAAGAGCGTACTCGTGATCGGCTGCCCTGAAATTCACCATTACCGATATGGGTTCCCCTTCGAATTCCAGAACAGACATCACTGGAACGCCGCGCCGTGCCTGGATCCGAGCGATATCATCCAGAAAGAGCTGCCAGTGGCGTTCCAAGGGACGGCCCCACCGTAAGCGATGCAAGTCATCGAAGATGCGCCAAGCATGGTCGAAGTCCTGTGCGGCGAGAATCCGCTCGGAAACCTGACCCACCTTTTCCAGCCGTCGGCGACTTCCGAAAATTCGTTCCCGAGTTCCGCGTCCAAGCATATCGGTAACGATGCTTGGTTTCTGGGCAAGCGGCACTTCCCATGCATCGAATTCATCGGCTTCGCGCAAATACCCGCCGCATAGACCCTCGAGCTTCTTGAACATACGATGGGTCACGCCATCGCGCGGTGTGTAGGACACCACCAATTCGTCCCAGCAACTATCCTGCGCCAGCTCGCCGGCGAAGCGGCTGATCACCATATCCTCATGCGCTGGATCGACAATCACATCAGTACGCTCGGAGAAAACAGTCAGATCGTCGCCTCTCCCCGTACCGAGGAACTCGTACCTACGTCCTCGAAGCCCCGCACGGTGGCGCATGGTCCGCTCGGTTAGAAGCAGGAGCCCCACAAGTCGCTCGCCGGTTGTTAGGGACCACTTCTGGAGAATCCCGCCAAATCGGACG
Encoded here:
- a CDS encoding GNAT family N-acetyltransferase — protein: MLKFDRQVLASLDDQAGAWADLLARSDADPLFNSPEWLATWWDHFGVRFGGILQKWSLTTGERLVGLLLLTERTMRHRAGLRGRRYEFLGTGRGDDLTVFSERTDVIVDPAHEDMVISRFAGELAQDSCWDELVVSYTPRDGVTHRMFKKLEGLCGGYLREADEFDAWEVPLAQKPSIVTDMLGRGTRERIFGSRRRLEKVGQVSERILAAQDFDHAWRIFDDLHRLRWGRPLERHWQLFLDDIARIQARRGVPVMSVLEFEGEPISVMVNFRAADHEYALTSAFRPSPVKRVSPGWMHFGYVLERACHDGLAWFDLLGGKGKNEQYKAAMGRRRTELVCLQLLRRWHLKLPYKAWDTIGMPRHSLSNGTGG